From a single Arachis hypogaea cultivar Tifrunner chromosome 3, arahy.Tifrunner.gnm2.J5K5, whole genome shotgun sequence genomic region:
- the LOC112790729 gene encoding protein KINESIN LIGHT CHAIN-RELATED 1: MPGLVKTPPEAPPLRVSVPNTPTQRSESIRTPSPLPKKPPSPSPYRSKKKTPETPNSNHLLSDASLDNPDLGPFLLKLARDTIASGDGPAKALDYAIRASKSFERCALDGEPSLDLAMSLHVLAAIYCSLGRFEEAVPVLERAIQVPDVARGADHALAAFSGYMQLGDTFSMLGQVDKSISCYDQGLQIQIQALGETDPRVGETCRYLAEANVQAMQFDKAEELCKKTLEIHRVHSEPASLEEAADRRLMALICEAKGDYEAALEHLVLASMAMIANGQDNEVASIDVSIGNIYMSLCRFDEAIFSYQKALTVFKSAKGENHSSVASVFVRLADLYHRTGKLRESKSYCENALRIYSKPVPGTTAEEIAGGLTEVSAIFESVDEPEEALKLLQKAMKLLEDKPGQQSTIAGIEARMGVMYYMIGRYEDSRNSFESAVTKLRVSGERKSAFFGIVLNQMGLACVQLFKIDEAAELFEEARGILEQECGPCHQDTLGVYSNLAATYDAMGRVGDAIEILEYVLKLREEKLGIANPDFEDEKRRLAELLKEAGKTRDRKAKSLENLIDPNSKRTKKEGAKRWPGLGFRI; encoded by the exons ATGCCGGGTCTCGTTAAGACCCCACCGGAAGCTCCACCCCTCCGAGTCTCAGTACCCAACACTCCAACCCAAAGATCCGAATCCATCAGAACCCCTTCCCCTCTTCCCAAGAAACCACCCTCACCTTCTCCCTACCGATCCAAGAAGAAGACTCCCGAAACCCCCAATTCCAACCACCTTCTCTCCGATGCCTCTCTCGATAACCCCGATCTTGGCCCATTTCTCCTCAAGCTAGCCCGCGACACCATCGCTTCTGGCGACGGGCCTGCCAAGGCCCTCGACTACGCTATCCGGGCTTCTAAGTCCTTTGAGCGATGCGCCCTCGACGGCGAGCCCAGCCTCGACCTCGCCATGAGCCTCCACGTCCTCGCCGCCATCTACTGCAGCTTAGGGAGGTTCGAGGAGGCTGTGCCGGTGCTTGAGCGCGCGATCCAGGTTCCTGACGTCGCAAGAGGTGCGGATCACGCGCTCGCCGCTTTCTCCGGGTACATGCAGCTCGGAGACACGTTCTCCATGCTTGGCCAGGTCGATAAGTCCATCTCTTGCTACGACCAGGGACTCCAGATTCAGATCCAAGCCTTGGGCGAGACTGATCCTAGGGTTGGAGAAACTTGCAG ATACTTGGCTGAGGCCAATGTTCAAGCGATGCAGTTTGATAAGGCAGAAGAACTGTGCAAGAAGACGCTTGAGATTCATCGTGTGCACAGCGAACCAGCCTCTCTTGAAGAGGCAGCTGATAGAAGGCTTATGGCCCTTATATGCGAGGCAAAAGGGGATTACGAAGCGGCTCTTGAGCACCTTGTCCTTGCCAGCATGGCGATGATTGCAAATGGACAGGACAATGAAGTTGCTTCTATTGATGTCAGCATTGGAAACATCTACATGTCTCTCTGTCGCTTTGACGAGGCTATCTTCTCGTACCAGAAGGCACTTACTGTGTTCAAATCAGCCAAGGGAGAAAACCACTCTTCGGTTGCATCTGTCTTTGTAAGACTAGCTGATTTGTACCACAGGACTGGAAAGCTTCGAGAGTCCAAGTCCTATTGCGAAAATGCCCTTCGAATATACTCAAAACCAGTGCCTGGAACCACTGCAGAAGAGATTGCTGGTGGTTTGACTGAAGTTTCGGCCATTTTTGAGTCTGTGGATGAGCCTGAGGAAGCACTGAAGCTTTTACAAAAGGCAATGAAATTGTTGGAGGATAAACCAGGACAGCAGAGCACAATTGCTGGGATAGAAGCACGCATGGGGGTGATGTATTACATGATTGGGCGGTATGAAGATTCAAGGAACTCTTTTGAGAGTGCGGTAACAAAACTCAGGGTCAGTGGAGAAAGGAAGTCTGCCTTCTTTGGCATTGTTTTGAACCAGATGGGGTTGGCATGTGTGCAGCTGTTCAAGATAGATGAGGCTGCTGAACTGTTTGAAGAAGCTAGGGGCATTCTTGAACAAGAGTGTGGCCCATGCCATCAAGATACTCTTGGAGTGTATAGCAATCTTGCAGCAACTTATGATGCTATGGGAAG AGTGGGAGATGCAATTGAGATCTTAGAGTATGTGCTTAAATTGAGGGAAGAAAAGCTCGGAATTGCAAATCCTGATTTTGAAGATGAGAAGCGCAGGCTTGCTGAGCTCCTGAAAGAAGCAGGCAAGACACGAGATAGGAAAGCGAAATCTCTGGAAAACCTGATTGATCCAAACTCAAAGAGGACCAAGAAGGAGGGGGCAAAGAGATGGCCTGGTTTGGGTTTTAGAATTTAA